In Cercospora beticola chromosome 3, complete sequence, the following proteins share a genomic window:
- the YPT1 gene encoding GTP-binding protein of the rab, which translates to MNPEYDYLFKLLLIGDSGVGKSCLLLRFADDTYTESYISTIGVDFKIRTIELDGKTVKLQIWDTAGQERFRTITSSYYRGAHGICVVYDVTDMDSFNNVKQWLQEIDRYATEGVNKLLVGNKSDMSDKKVVEYTVAKEFADSLGIPFLETSAKNASNVEQAFLTMARQIKERMGNTTVNNKPTVQVGQGSNVQSGSAGGCC; encoded by the exons ATGAATCCTGA ATACGACTACCTTTTCAAGCTTCTGCTCATCGGAGACTCTGGTGTCGGAAAGTcttgcttgctgcttcgtTTCGCCGATGACACCTACACCGAGAGCTACATCTCTACCATCGGCGTCGACTTCAAGATCCGAaccatcgagctcgatggcaagacCGTCAAGCTTCAAATC TGGGACACAGCTGGCCAAGAACGTTTCCGCACTATCACATCTTCCTACTACCGCGGCGCCCACGGCATTTGCGTCGTCTACGATGTCACCGATATGGACTCATTCAACAACGTGAAGCAATGGCTGCAAGAGATCGATCGCTATGCCACAGAGGGTGTGAACAAGCTCCTCGTCGGAAACAAGAGCGATATGTCAGACAAGAAAGTGGTCGAGTACACCGTGGCCAAG GAGTTTGCCGACAGCCTGGGCATCCCATTCCTCGAGACCTCTGCAAAGAACGCAAGCAACGTCGAACAGGCTTTCCTCACGATGGCTCGCCAGATTAAGGAGCGCATGGGAAATACTACAGTCAACAATAAGCCTACAGTGCAGGTCGGCCAGGGCTCAAACGTGCAGTCTGGCAGCGCAGGTGGCTGCTGTTAG